TGCGGACATGGACCTGGTGGTGATCGAACCACTGAAGCAGCGGCACTGCGCCGAGTGCCGCCAAGGGCCTCTTCCGCTGCACCTTCTCGAATTCAACGCGCCCGTCTGTCTGGACTGCGCGGACCTTGCCCACCTGGTGTATCTGCCGCGGGGCTCCGCGGCTCTCACCCGCCGTGCCCGTGAGGCGAGTTCGCTGTGCGCGGTCGTGGTCCGCTTCAACCGGCGCCGCAAGCGGTACGAACGCCAGGGGCTGCTGGTCGAGGAGGCGGCGCTGGCCCGCGCCGAGTCGGCGTGCCTGGCGGACGCGGACGCACGGGCGCGACGTCGCGAGCGGGACGCGGTCCGCCGCGCGGCCGAGGACGTACGGTTCACCACCTCGTTCGCCGCGGAGATCCTGCGGCTGTTCCCCGGCTGCCCGCCTGCCCGCGCCCGCGAGGTCGCGGAGCACGCCTCGGCGCGCGGCAGCGGGAGGGTGGGCCGCACCGCGGCGGGCCGCTCCCTGGATGAGGGTGCGGTCACGGCCGCGGTGCGGGCCTCCGTACGGCATCTCGACACGGAGTACGACACCCTGCTGATGGCCGGAGTGGCCCGCTATGAAGCGCGGGCCAGGGTGGCGGCTGTGATCGATGGGGTGCTGGCGTCCTGGTCCTGCCCTGCGCACTAGGACCGGTTGGCGGGCCGGCGGCGGCGGTAGAGCACGATTCCGCCGAGCAGAAGGGCGGCGCCTGCGGGCGCGGTCAGGGCGACAGAACCGGAGCCTGTGTCGGCCAGGCGCACCGGTGCCGCGGGCTTCGGCGGGGTGGCAGGACGCGGGCGGACGGGCGGCCTGCCGGGGACGTCGGGGGCGGAGGCGCAGGCGTTCCCGGCGGCAGGGTTGAGCACTCCGAGGACATCGACCGTGTTGCCGCAGGCGTTGACCGGGACATTCACCGGGATCTGCACCGTGTTGCCGGACAGCAGTCCGGGCGAACGAGCCGCACCGCCGTCCGCGTTGGAGTCGGCGTGCGCGTGCCCCGCCATGGCGAGCGCGCCGCCCGTGAGCATCAGGACGGCCAGACCCTTTCGGTGAACCTGCCTCATGGGTTCCCTGCCTTCAGGAGAAGTTCGCGGGCACTCGCCCGCACCTGAACCAACGCTCATGAGGCCATTCGGGTTATGGCAGAAATGCCTTTCACTCCATCGAGTGTGCTTCTTGTCGAACTGACGGGTCTGTTC
The Streptomyces lunaelactis genome window above contains:
- a CDS encoding DUF2293 domain-containing protein produces the protein MDLVVIEPLKQRHCAECRQGPLPLHLLEFNAPVCLDCADLAHLVYLPRGSAALTRRAREASSLCAVVVRFNRRRKRYERQGLLVEEAALARAESACLADADARARRRERDAVRRAAEDVRFTTSFAAEILRLFPGCPPARAREVAEHASARGSGRVGRTAAGRSLDEGAVTAAVRASVRHLDTEYDTLLMAGVARYEARARVAAVIDGVLASWSCPAH
- a CDS encoding chaplin, whose protein sequence is MRQVHRKGLAVLMLTGGALAMAGHAHADSNADGGAARSPGLLSGNTVQIPVNVPVNACGNTVDVLGVLNPAAGNACASAPDVPGRPPVRPRPATPPKPAAPVRLADTGSGSVALTAPAGAALLLGGIVLYRRRRPANRS